One Bacteroidota bacterium DNA window includes the following coding sequences:
- a CDS encoding GWxTD domain-containing protein: MKKIFILLFLSASIGNANAQITAYFSNCTFNTPDNKPFVETYLCVLGNSVLFKKNAKGKYQGQVEVGILFSKNGQIKASKKYNLLSPELSDTLNRPSFIDQQRFPLDTGTYDIELMITDKNSNGKTFSMKGEVEIVFPVDKVTVSSIELLSSFSKAATSSILSKNGYDLIPYTSDFYPENINEFSFYAEVYNLKSVLGENEKFLISYYIETYENKSHLAKYTVSKRETTNVVSIILSKFNIENLASGNYNFVIDIRNKSNELIAQRKTFFQRKNANVKFDVSDLSAITIENTFAARISGKDTISDFIRSLRPIASEAEKGFLDNQLKLADTKLMQQFFYNFWLSRSPLAPEEAWNKYYQNVQAVNAKFGSFNYKGYATDRGRVYLQYGPPDKREEAPSEPTAYPYEIWVYYKLTDNSKLNPNQTNKQFIFYNQDLVTNKFQLLHSDALSEIHDSQWQMKLHKRTVQSNDFEHLNAPEHYGGNSNDEFKNPK, translated from the coding sequence ATGAAAAAAATATTCATCCTTCTGTTTTTGTCTGCAAGTATTGGAAACGCAAACGCGCAAATCACTGCGTACTTTTCCAATTGCACATTTAATACGCCCGATAATAAACCTTTCGTGGAAACGTATCTTTGTGTTCTTGGCAATTCTGTTTTATTTAAGAAGAATGCGAAGGGCAAATATCAGGGGCAGGTGGAAGTAGGAATTCTTTTTTCAAAGAACGGACAAATAAAAGCGTCTAAAAAATATAACCTGCTGAGCCCTGAACTGAGTGATACGCTTAACCGCCCCAGTTTTATTGACCAGCAGCGATTCCCTCTTGATACGGGAACGTATGACATTGAACTTATGATTACAGATAAAAACAGTAACGGAAAAACTTTTTCCATGAAGGGAGAAGTTGAAATTGTTTTTCCTGTTGATAAGGTTACTGTTTCATCCATAGAACTGCTTTCTTCTTTTTCAAAAGCGGCAACAAGCAGCATACTTTCAAAAAACGGATATGACCTCATACCCTATACTTCCGATTTTTATCCTGAAAACATAAACGAGTTTTCTTTCTATGCAGAAGTGTATAATTTAAAATCTGTTTTAGGAGAGAATGAAAAGTTTCTTATCAGCTATTATATAGAAACGTATGAAAATAAATCACATCTGGCAAAATACACCGTGTCGAAACGAGAAACAACAAATGTTGTAAGTATTATTCTTTCTAAATTTAATATTGAGAATTTAGCCAGCGGCAATTATAATTTTGTAATAGATATCCGGAACAAAAGCAATGAACTGATTGCTCAGCGTAAAACTTTTTTTCAGCGAAAGAACGCAAACGTGAAATTTGATGTGTCCGATCTGTCTGCTATAACTATCGAAAATACGTTTGCCGCCCGAATATCAGGCAAGGATACAATCAGCGATTTCATCCGCTCGCTTCGCCCTATTGCTTCTGAAGCAGAAAAAGGTTTTTTGGATAATCAATTAAAGCTGGCTGATACAAAACTTATGCAGCAGTTTTTTTACAACTTCTGGTTATCGCGCAGCCCGCTGGCACCGGAAGAAGCATGGAATAAATATTACCAGAATGTGCAAGCCGTAAATGCAAAATTCGGATCGTTCAATTATAAAGGATATGCCACTGACAGAGGCAGGGTTTATTTACAGTACGGACCGCCTGATAAAAGAGAAGAAGCTCCCAGCGAACCCACCGCATATCCCTATGAAATATGGGTTTATTATAAGTTGACCGACAACAGCAAATTAAACCCGAACCAAACAAATAAACAATTCATTTTCTACAACCAGGACCTTGTGACAAATAAATTTCAGTTATTGCATTCTGATGCCCTGAGTGAGATCCATGACTCGCAATGGCAAATGAAGTTACACAAACGCACTGTTCAGTCTAATGATTTTGAGCATCTCAATGCCCCCGAACACTACGGTGGTAATTCGAATGATGAATTCAAAAATCCTAAGTAA